In the Vogesella sp. XCS3 genome, CGGTAAACGTTACCGGGCGGGCTTCGGTCAGGATACGGCCACCCTCGACATACAGCTCACCCGCCTCGCAAAACCAGATGGCGTGGTTGCGCGCATGCGCTTCTTCCATCATGGCGTAGGTAGTGTCCTTGTGGATCTTGAAGCTTTCCAGCGGGTCGGCAATAAACAGTATTTGCATGTATTGGCTTCCAGGTTGGCCGCAGCGGGTGCTTACTCGGCGTCGGGGTCGGTGGCTTCCAGTTCGCGCGAGGCCGCCAGCAGCGCCAGGCGGGCTACCACGCCGTAAGCGTAGAAGCGGTTTGGCGGGGCATCGGGGCCGACTTTATGGTCTGGCAGGCAGGCCGTTTCAAACGACAGCGGCACAAAGTGCATGCCGGGGGCGTTCAGGTTTTCATCCACACCACGCCCGGTGTGCACGCGGTAGAAGCCGCCCACCACGTAGCGATCCATCATGTACACCACCGGCTCGGCCACGGCATCGTTGATGGATTCGAAGGTGTGCACGCCTTCCTGCACGATCACCTCGCTCACTTCCAGGCCTTCTTTTACCACCGACATCTTGTTGCGTGCCTTGCGGTTCAGGCCCACCACCTCTTCCGGTGATTTCACGCTCATCACGCCCATGCCGTAGGTACCGGCGTCGGCTTTTACGATGACATAAGGGTCGTGGGTAATGCCGTATTCGCGGTATTTGATGCGGATCTTGTCCAGCATCTGCGCCACGTGCTCGGCCAGCGCATCCTCACCCTGACGAGTGTGGAAATCCAGCCCGCCTGCCGCGCTGAAGTACGGGTTGATCAGCCAGGGGTCGATGGAGATCAGCTGGGCAAAATCATTGGCGACCTGGTCGTAAGCGGCAAAGTGGTTGGTTTTGCGACGTACAGCCCAGCCAGCGTGCAAAGGCGGCATCAGGTTCTGTTCGATGCCTGCCAGTACGTCGGGCAGGCCGGCAGACAAATCGTTATTCAGCAGCACGATACACGGGCTGAAACCGTCGGCCAGCACCACGCGGTTACCACGGCGTTGCAGCGGCTCGACCGTCACCA is a window encoding:
- the gshA gene encoding glutamate--cysteine ligase, encoding MTVPHLTTALTGPLLELESRILTAQPHIEHWFRSQWHNHAAPFYGSVDLRNSGFKLAPVDMNLYPGGHNNLNPDFLPLAVQAAQSAVDRVCPKAKSILLIPENHTRNTFYLQNVAALVHIFEQAGLKVRLGTLNPEITEPTALTAANGAVVTVEPLQRRGNRVVLADGFSPCIVLLNNDLSAGLPDVLAGIEQNLMPPLHAGWAVRRKTNHFAAYDQVANDFAQLISIDPWLINPYFSAAGGLDFHTRQGEDALAEHVAQMLDKIRIKYREYGITHDPYVIVKADAGTYGMGVMSVKSPEEVVGLNRKARNKMSVVKEGLEVSEVIVQEGVHTFESINDAVAEPVVYMMDRYVVGGFYRVHTGRGVDENLNAPGMHFVPLSFETACLPDHKVGPDAPPNRFYAYGVVARLALLAASRELEATDPDAE